The window CTCTGGGTCATCTTGACATCCTCGAAAAAACAACCAAACTCTTCGATGAGGTGATACTTGCCGTGGCGGATTATACCGGTAAGCAGAATCTCTTCAGCCTCGAAGAACGATTTGAACTATGCAAACAGGCGACCTCGAATCTGAGCAACGTATCCGTGACTACTTTCAAGGGCTTGGTGGTGGATTATGCCAAAGCGCAAGGCTGCGGCGTCATGATTCGCGGTATGCGCGCGGTTTCAGATTTTGAATACGAACTTTCACTGGCGCTGACCAACAAAAAGCTCAATCCCACAATCGAAACCATCTTCCTCGTCCCGAGCCTGAAATATATGTATCTATCTTCATCCATGATCAGGCAATTGGCGGAGCTTGGCGCCAGCCTTGATGATTTTGTCCCGCCTGCGGTATCCACAGCCTTGATCGGCAAGCTGCGCAAGGATTGACATGGCAAAACGCGAAACAATCTCAAAAGACATCACCCAGATCTCCGAACGCAGTTTGCCATCGGACGTAAATGCCGAAGCCGCGCTGCTTTCAGCCATGTTGATCGATTCCGGCGTGATCAGCAAAGGTATCGAGATGATCAAGGAAGAATATTTCTATCGCAGCGCCCACAAAATGATCTTCCGTACGATCGCGGAACTTTTCAACGAAAGCATCGAGGTCGATGCCATCACTCTGATCAACCGTCTGGAGCGCAACAACCTGCTCGAAAAGATCGGCGGAATACCCTATATCAACGACATCCAGGACTACGTCGTTTCCAGCGCCAATTTTGATTACCACCTCAATATCGTCACCGAACAAGCCCTGCTAAGGCATCTGATCCTGGCATCAAACGGCATCATCGAATCCTGCTATTCATCGTCAAAGCCGGTCAAAACCATCGTGGACGAAGCAGAACAGGCGATCTTTGCCATTGCCGAACTGCCCACCCATCAAGGCTTTATCAAGATTGATCAGATCAGTGCGGAAGTGCTGCACACCATCGATACCATCGCCTCCACCAAAGTTCCGGTCGTGGGCGTGGCTTCCGGCTACAGCGATCTCGATCATCTCACCGGTGGCTTTCGTCCTGGACAATTCATCATCATCGCCGCTCGTCCCGCCATGGGAAAGACTTCCCTGGCATTGAACATCGCTTCCCACGCCGCTGTCAATCTCGGCAAAAAGGTGGCCATCTTCACGATGGAAATGGCTGCCGAGGAAGTGATCATGCGCATGTTCAGCTCCGCCGCGGAAGTGAATATGGATTCGATGCTCAAGGGCTTTGGCATGAACGAGGAAAAACTGATTCGCATCATGCAAGCTTCGGACGTCCTTTCCAGCAAACAGATCTACATCGACGAATCCGGAACGAACACTCCGCTTGATATACGAGCAAAGACGAGACGCCTCGCAGCCGAAGTGGGTGGTCTGGATCTGATCATCATCGACTATCTGCAGTTGATGACTTTGCCTCGCGATCGGGACAACCGTCAACAGGAGATTTCCGAAATCTCACGCGGATTAAAAATCCTCGCCAAGGACATGAAGATCCCAGTGGTCGCGCTCTCCCAACTCAACCGACTGCTTGAATCCAGAGAGAACAAGCGTCCCCATCTTGCCGATCTGCGCGAATCCGGCGCCATCGAACAGGACGCCGATCTCGTGATGTTCATCTATCGCGACGAATATTATTATCCGGATAAAACCGACAAACCCGGCATCGCGGAAATCATCATCGGTAAAAACAGACACGGCGCCACCGGATCGATAGATCTTGGTTTCGTCAAGGAATACACCATGTTTCGCAGCCTCGACACCACTCATGAACGTTAAAATCCTGGCTGGCATCGGCGAATACAGCATTTTTCTCGGCAATACTTTAAAGCGCATCCCCGCCCTCGGAAGAAGAAGGCAGGAATTTCTCATCCAGTTCAAGCGCATCGGCTATGATTCCATCTTTCTGATTACCCTCACCGCTGCTTTCACTGGACTGGTGACCGCTCTGCAAGCAGTATATCAATCAAAGGGTTACATCCCGCTTCACTTGCTCAGTGTCTTGATCGGCAAATCCACGATGATTGAATTGGCGCCAGTGCTCACCGCGTTGGTGATGACGGGAAAAGTGGGAGCTTCCATTGCCGCGGAGATCGGGACAATGAAAGTGAGCGAACAGCTTGACGCATTGAAAAGCATGAGCATCTCACCGGAGGAGTTTCTCTATATGCCACGCGTGGTTGCCGGTTTGATCGCCTTCCCGATCCTCACCGTCTATGCCAATCTAATCGGCATTTTATGTGCCTGGTATTTTTCATGGCTAAGATATGGCATCCATTATCACACGTTTTTCAACAACATGAAAAGCTATTTCGAACCATCCGATCTCTGGGGCGGACTGATCAAATCCGTCGTCTTCGGGTTTCTGATCACCACCCTGAGCTGCTTTTTCGGCAGCCGCAGTTTTGGCGGAGCCGAGGGGGTTGGCAGAAGCACCACTCTCACAGTCGTTTACAGCTCCGTCCTCATCCTCGTCATGGATTTCTTTGTTGCCTGGATCCTCTTTGGGGGGTTTTGATGCGGCAAATCGGCTTTTTCCTTTTACTGATCGGTCTTTTGGCGGCATGCAATTCCAAATCTGATCAATCGGCACCGGCGCCAAATCCGGCATCCACCAAAACGTGTCTCAGTATCTTTGCTTTGGAAAGCATCCGCACTTCCGGTTTCGAAGGCGCGTTGATCAAGGATTATGCCAAGAAGTTCAATTGTGCGGTGAGCCTGACGCTCTTTCCCACGATGCCGGAACTGGTCAAAGCACTGATAGCAAAGGAAAACGACGGCGACATCGACGTCGTCCTGAATATGGACAATTGCTTCGCCCTCGAAGATACACTCAAAGGAAGATTTCTCCCCTTGAACGCGATCGCGAAAAACGAGCTGAGCCGCGATCTCTATCTTGACCCAAATACCACCTTCATTCCATACGCCTATGCCAATCTCGGCATCATCTACAACGAAAAAGTGTTCGACAGCCCTCCGCAATCTTTTGGCGAATTGCAGGATGCGAAATATTTTCGCCAGATGGCGATCTGTGATCCGCATCAATCCGGGCTTGGACGCGCTACTTTGTATTGGACCTTGGCGCTCTTTGGAGATTTTGGCTATGAGCATTTGTGGCAAAGCCTGCGCAAAAACGTAAAGAAAGTCTATAATTCTCCGCAGCAAGCACTTGAAGCCCTCAAGAAAGGCGAATGCAGCATGATGATCGGTTTCAATTCCACCCCCGCCTGGCTCGAGGAACTCAATCAATCCGACAAGTATTTCAAAACCTCGATGCTCAAAGAAGGCAGCTATCAATATTCCGAATCCGCCGCCATCCATGCTCAAACCCGAAACGAAAGCGTGGCGCGGCATTTCATCGAGTATCTGATCAGCACCGAAGCGCAAAAAATGGCGATCTATAAGCTCGGCCTCTTTCCCGCCAATTCCAAAACCAACCTGCCCATGCGCTTTGCCCGCATACCGCTGAGTTCGTGGACGGTGAACAAACGGCTGAGCGAAGATCAGATCAGAACGGAATTACCGGTCTGGCTGTATTTTTGGGATTCGCTGTTCAACTATGGCATCGCGTTTGCCGATTAACGTTTCCGGATACAATTGATCCCGATATCCAAGCCCGGCTTCCACGTTGTCCTCTACCAACCGGAGATCCCGGCAAACACGGGAAATATCGGCAGACTCTGTCTGGGATCGAATTCAACTTTGCATCTGATTTCTCCCTGTCGTTTTCTGCTCGATGATAAATCCTTGAAACGCGCCGGACTGGATTATTGGCACCAGCTCAATGTGCAAGTCCATGATAGCATTGAAGATATCTATCACCTTTTCCCCCATGAACGGATCTTTCCCTGCACCACCAAAAGCGAGCTTTGCTATAGCGTGATCGAGTATCAAAGCGGTGACGTCTTTGTCTTTGGACCGGAATCCCGCGGCTTGCCCGAAGAGCTTTTGCGCAGACATCCGGATCAGTGCGTCAGCATCCCGATGAGCCAAAAAATCCGCTCCATAAATCTTGCCAATTCCGTCGCGATTGTCATCTACGAGGCTCTTCGTCAAATCGGTTTATAGTCCCTTTTCATCAATATCTGTTGATACAGAAATCCACTAATCAAAGGACAAGCTATTTACAATTGGCGGTTTTCAACAGTTGACTTACGGCACAAATATCAGCGCTTCGAATATTCTATCCAACTAACTTACCACCAATCACTTACACATTTCCCCCTTATGCCCATCCCCTTCCAAAGCGTTAATCAAGCCTTAATCAAGCGTTAATCAAGCGTTAGTTTTATTACGCTTGATTAACGCTTGACTATCGCTTGATTGACGCTGTCAAGCAGTAGCGCAGCATGCCGATGCTGCGGAAACGAAAATCCCCACTCAAATCCCCCACAAAAATGATGATTCTGTTTGACAGGTTTTTTCTTCGCAGGATCGGCATCCTGCGCTACAGTGACAACAACGCTTGGCAACACTAAAGACCACTGATTCTCCATAGTGTTCGGATAAAGCAGCGTAGAATGGTGATGGTTTTTTAACAGTCTCAACAAGGTAGATTTATTTATGGGAAAGAAAGTTCTTGACGAAAATCTGGATTTGAATTAATGTGGAATCAGGTGATTATGATTGTAGCAATCAGCATAAAGTATATATTGTGTGAGGCGAAGACTTGCTAACAAGTCTTCAAAGAAAATGAGAAACAATGAGTTGGAATTTACACCAACATTTGGGACTCAACTTTTAATCAGGCATTGACACAATATTCCCAAGCTCTTAACATCCTCAAACTAGGATTGGAGGGATCTGACATTTACGCACAGGACAAAGAAAACACGTATTTAGGAACCATTACTAATAAGTTTAGCATTGATTCAGTGCTTAATGACTATGGTACTTATGGGAATAAGTATAGCAGCAAGTCAATTTGGAACGATTATGGAACGTTCGGTGGAAAATATAGTATGTATTCACCGTATAATAAATACTCTTCCAAACCACCAGTGATAATCAAGAATAGGAAGATCATTGGGTATCTATCCACTAACAAGTATTACACAAACTCGCTTGATCCAGACATTCTCAAATTGTTCAAGGAATGAAGTTATATTTATGAATTCAAATCTTAGGTTTCTTAATATCGATAACGCAATGTGGCTGTAATCCAGATGTTACGATATCAATCTCTGAATACATAAAAAGGAAGATATATGTTTAAGATAATCACAAAACTTCTTGCATCATGTTTGGTGGTATATATGCTTACCTCTTGCGTATCCTCACACCCAAATGGAAACGCGAATAATGCCAAACCCGAAGAAATTTTTACCTATAGTTTTAAGAAAGTATCAACAACTCGTGATGGAATTGAGAATTACTTGGAAAGCAGTTCCCTGGATCCAATTGAGGGTGTCTGGTCTGGCAGTATGGCTATTTTTACTGAGTGGACTGCTAATGGTAAGACTCAAAGTGTTGCAAAATCTGGTGTTGATACCGATGAGTATTACATTGTAAGGAACCACCTTAGCGGCAGTGAAGAATATATGCTGATCTACAACAGGGAGTTAAGTCCTGAGGGGGCTGGTGATATCTTCAACTTCGGAGATATAATAGCTATAGCCATAAAAGACATATATGATCCGCATAAATACTACTTTTCCTTTGATAGTGGACGTAAGGATACACCTGCAACGATTTTCAAAATGCACTTGAATGATAACTTGCTTAAGGGCTCTTACAGCAGTGTTGCTGAGAATGGGGGAGTTAAACTATCAACAAAGCAAGATCGTTTGTTTAAGAGAGTTTCTATTGACCGACTTTAAATAGCCACTAAATGCTTTGCACTAGCGACTAATCTCATCTTCAGAGCTACATATCGTAGCTCGTATATGACTTTGAATTCGCTTTTGAGACCGGTCATGTAGGAATAACCAATTCCTTTTCAGTCCAATATGAAAAATTTACTTGACATAAAATCAATGGCGAATGGTATCGACTGTAATGTCTATTAGAAGAAAGGCGTATATATATTTATGCCTATTTTCTACCATAACAAGAAGGAATCCGTTTTGCACTAAAAGGGATTTTGTCACATAACAAAGTAGCCTACTCGTTATAATAGTTGATTGGAGTTCATATGAGGCATGCAGATACATATATAACGTTTCTTGTTGCTATCTTAGGAATAGCATATCCCATCATTATTCAAGTGATCTCAAGAATCGAAGATAAATATAACTCTCAAAGTATAGCTCTCTTGTTTGAGAAAGAGGTCATTCACATTGTTTATTTTGTGACACTGATATGTTCTATTGTTGTCACAATTCTATGGACATGGGATATGCCACCGTTACGATATGCAGTGATTGAATTCATGTTTGAGAGTAGTTCGGATTGGTTTATTTTTACTTTTATTACCATGTTGATTATTGTTTTCATTCTA is drawn from Candidatus Cloacimonadaceae bacterium and contains these coding sequences:
- the dnaB gene encoding replicative DNA helicase; the encoded protein is MAKRETISKDITQISERSLPSDVNAEAALLSAMLIDSGVISKGIEMIKEEYFYRSAHKMIFRTIAELFNESIEVDAITLINRLERNNLLEKIGGIPYINDIQDYVVSSANFDYHLNIVTEQALLRHLILASNGIIESCYSSSKPVKTIVDEAEQAIFAIAELPTHQGFIKIDQISAEVLHTIDTIASTKVPVVGVASGYSDLDHLTGGFRPGQFIIIAARPAMGKTSLALNIASHAAVNLGKKVAIFTMEMAAEEVIMRMFSSAAEVNMDSMLKGFGMNEEKLIRIMQASDVLSSKQIYIDESGTNTPLDIRAKTRRLAAEVGGLDLIIIDYLQLMTLPRDRDNRQQEISEISRGLKILAKDMKIPVVALSQLNRLLESRENKRPHLADLRESGAIEQDADLVMFIYRDEYYYPDKTDKPGIAEIIIGKNRHGATGSIDLGFVKEYTMFRSLDTTHER
- a CDS encoding thiamine ABC transporter substrate-binding protein translates to MRQIGFFLLLIGLLAACNSKSDQSAPAPNPASTKTCLSIFALESIRTSGFEGALIKDYAKKFNCAVSLTLFPTMPELVKALIAKENDGDIDVVLNMDNCFALEDTLKGRFLPLNAIAKNELSRDLYLDPNTTFIPYAYANLGIIYNEKVFDSPPQSFGELQDAKYFRQMAICDPHQSGLGRATLYWTLALFGDFGYEHLWQSLRKNVKKVYNSPQQALEALKKGECSMMIGFNSTPAWLEELNQSDKYFKTSMLKEGSYQYSESAAIHAQTRNESVARHFIEYLISTEAQKMAIYKLGLFPANSKTNLPMRFARIPLSSWTVNKRLSEDQIRTELPVWLYFWDSLFNYGIAFAD
- a CDS encoding tRNA (cytidine(34)-2'-O)-methyltransferase translates to MIPISKPGFHVVLYQPEIPANTGNIGRLCLGSNSTLHLISPCRFLLDDKSLKRAGLDYWHQLNVQVHDSIEDIYHLFPHERIFPCTTKSELCYSVIEYQSGDVFVFGPESRGLPEELLRRHPDQCVSIPMSQKIRSINLANSVAIVIYEALRQIGL
- the coaD gene encoding pantetheine-phosphate adenylyltransferase codes for the protein MRKAIYPGTFDPITLGHLDILEKTTKLFDEVILAVADYTGKQNLFSLEERFELCKQATSNLSNVSVTTFKGLVVDYAKAQGCGVMIRGMRAVSDFEYELSLALTNKKLNPTIETIFLVPSLKYMYLSSSMIRQLAELGASLDDFVPPAVSTALIGKLRKD
- a CDS encoding ABC transporter permease; the encoded protein is MNVKILAGIGEYSIFLGNTLKRIPALGRRRQEFLIQFKRIGYDSIFLITLTAAFTGLVTALQAVYQSKGYIPLHLLSVLIGKSTMIELAPVLTALVMTGKVGASIAAEIGTMKVSEQLDALKSMSISPEEFLYMPRVVAGLIAFPILTVYANLIGILCAWYFSWLRYGIHYHTFFNNMKSYFEPSDLWGGLIKSVVFGFLITTLSCFFGSRSFGGAEGVGRSTTLTVVYSSVLILVMDFFVAWILFGGF